A single genomic interval of Polaribacter vadi harbors:
- the aroQ gene encoding type II 3-dehydroquinate dehydratase: MKIIIINGPNLNLLGKREPEIYGSETFEDFFRTLQLKYKNVELSYFQSNIEGELIDKLHEVGFTFDGVILNAAAYTHTSVGIGDAVKGIETPVVEVHISNIHAREEFRQHSYIAPNAKGVLFGFGLKGYELAIQSFL, translated from the coding sequence ATGAAAATCATTATTATAAACGGACCCAATCTAAATCTTTTAGGAAAACGCGAACCAGAAATTTATGGTTCAGAAACTTTTGAAGATTTTTTTAGAACTTTACAATTAAAGTATAAAAATGTAGAATTATCTTATTTTCAATCGAATATTGAAGGAGAATTGATAGATAAATTACACGAAGTTGGTTTTACTTTTGATGGTGTTATTTTAAATGCAGCAGCTTATACACATACTTCTGTTGGCATTGGAGATGCTGTAAAAGGTATTGAAACTCCTGTTGTAGAAGTACATATATCTAATATTCACGCTCGTGAAGAATTTAGGCAACATAGTTATATTGCTCCAAATGCTAAAGGTGTTTTATTTGGTTTTGGTTTAAAAGGTTATGAATTAGCTATTCAAAGTTTTTTATAA